Proteins from a single region of Azospirillum brasilense:
- a CDS encoding class I SAM-dependent methyltransferase, with amino-acid sequence MLKTVLNVGCGQRAISILGTSLPADEWRELRLDIDPDVDPDIVASMTDMAPVPDGSVDAVWSSHNLEHLDPHEVPVTLREFLRVLKPGGTLLLTVPDLQAVAKLVAEDRLDEAVYECRQGPIRPLDVIYGYGPALAAGNRFMAHRTGFTPNLLGRLLQEAGFEPVAIWRRAAAYELQVKAFRPPASAAALEEFGSLLQTPALRTPAG; translated from the coding sequence ATGCTCAAGACCGTGCTCAACGTCGGATGCGGTCAGCGCGCCATCTCGATCCTCGGCACCTCCCTGCCGGCGGATGAGTGGCGGGAACTGCGTCTCGACATCGACCCGGACGTCGACCCGGACATCGTCGCTTCGATGACGGACATGGCCCCGGTGCCCGACGGGTCGGTGGACGCGGTCTGGTCGTCCCACAACCTGGAGCATCTCGACCCGCACGAGGTGCCGGTGACGCTGAGGGAGTTCCTGCGCGTCCTCAAGCCGGGCGGCACGCTCCTGCTGACCGTGCCCGACCTGCAGGCGGTGGCGAAGCTGGTGGCGGAGGATCGGCTGGACGAGGCGGTCTACGAATGCAGGCAGGGCCCGATCCGGCCGTTGGACGTCATCTACGGCTACGGTCCGGCCCTTGCCGCAGGCAACCGCTTCATGGCCCACCGCACCGGCTTCACCCCAAACCTGCTGGGGCGCCTGTTGCAGGAGGCGGGGTTCGAGCCGGTGGCGATCTGGCGGCGGGCGGCGGCTTACGAGTTGCAGGTCAAGGCCTTCCGTCCCCCCGCCTCGGCGGCGGCGCTGGAGGAGTTCGGTTCGCTCCTGCAAACCCCGGCCCTGCGAACCCCGGCGGGCTGA
- a CDS encoding glycosyltransferase family 4 protein has translation MNYLFVHQNFPGQYQHIVQHLAAQPGNRVVFISHESPASIPGVERAVYQPFRTAKSTTHHYIQELELAVVYGQSVYEVCRRLKAEGFRPDIMIGHNGWGETLYMKDVWPDVPLLAYFEFFYHLRGADIGFDPMMAVTENDGPRVRTKNVINTLGFEAADWGQTPTGWQWSLYPDYMRSRISVIHEGVDTTIVRPDADAWLRLPSGLTLTPKDEVITYVARNLEPYRGFHVFMRALPGILKRRPKAHVLIVGGDEVSYGQVSPDGRSYRDILMAELGSGIDRNRVHFLGKLPYGTYLTVLRVSSAHVYLTYPFVLSWSFLEAMAAGCLVIGSATIPVEEVLRDRQNGLLVDFFDGAALADRIDEVFEHPDRMQTLRDRARRTAVENYDLRTVTLPRHLALIDDLIAGRNPAERTPK, from the coding sequence ATGAACTATCTCTTTGTCCACCAGAACTTTCCGGGCCAGTACCAGCACATCGTGCAGCATCTGGCGGCCCAGCCGGGCAACCGCGTGGTCTTCATCTCGCACGAAAGCCCCGCGTCGATTCCCGGCGTGGAACGCGCCGTCTATCAGCCGTTTCGGACCGCGAAATCGACGACCCACCATTACATCCAGGAACTGGAGCTGGCGGTCGTCTACGGGCAGAGCGTCTACGAGGTCTGCCGCCGCCTGAAGGCCGAGGGATTCCGTCCCGACATCATGATCGGGCACAACGGCTGGGGCGAGACGCTGTACATGAAGGACGTCTGGCCGGACGTTCCGCTGCTCGCCTATTTCGAATTCTTCTATCACCTGCGGGGCGCCGACATCGGCTTCGACCCGATGATGGCGGTCACCGAGAACGACGGTCCGCGGGTGCGCACCAAGAACGTCATCAACACGCTGGGCTTCGAGGCCGCCGACTGGGGCCAGACGCCGACCGGCTGGCAGTGGTCGCTCTACCCCGACTACATGCGCTCCCGCATCAGCGTCATCCACGAGGGCGTGGACACCACCATCGTCCGCCCGGACGCCGACGCCTGGTTGCGTCTGCCGTCGGGCCTGACGCTGACGCCCAAGGACGAGGTCATCACCTACGTCGCCCGCAACCTGGAGCCCTACCGCGGCTTCCACGTCTTCATGCGCGCCCTGCCGGGCATCCTGAAGCGGCGGCCCAAGGCCCATGTGCTGATCGTCGGCGGCGACGAGGTCAGCTATGGGCAGGTGTCCCCCGACGGACGGAGCTACCGCGACATCCTGATGGCCGAGCTCGGTTCGGGGATCGACCGGAACCGCGTGCATTTCCTGGGCAAGCTTCCTTACGGCACCTACCTGACGGTGCTCCGCGTCTCGTCGGCGCACGTCTACCTGACCTACCCCTTCGTTCTGTCCTGGTCCTTCCTGGAGGCCATGGCGGCGGGCTGCCTGGTCATCGGTTCCGCCACCATCCCGGTGGAGGAGGTGCTGCGCGACCGGCAGAACGGCCTGCTGGTGGACTTCTTCGACGGGGCGGCCCTGGCCGACCGCATCGACGAGGTGTTCGAGCATCCCGACCGGATGCAGACGCTGCGCGACCGGGCGCGGCGGACGGCGGTGGAGAATTACGATCTCCGCACCGTCACCCTGCCCCGCCACCTCGCCCTGATCGACGATCTGATCGCCGGGCGGAACCCCGCGGAAAGGACGCCGAAATGA
- a CDS encoding M10 family metallopeptidase, with the protein MLSGYKWGAGGQPGTGVSLTYSFGAAGLSAYRDGYLTPDPGSVWTLSGTAQAAIRQALGTWTAVANISCIEVPENALSCGDIRFGGSGVPDTAYTVMPVVDLPEAGDVWFGTTFADPGLSWTPGSYTYQTIVHELGHAFGLKHLHEEYGGFPVAPTGIDYQLYSTMSYRSFPGASPSMGYWQDRFPTTPMVDDIAAIQYLYGANMSTNAGDTVYSWAPGQAIFETIWDGGGNDTISWANQTTDARIDLRPGSYSDLGPSWKAGFYLEPRTLGIAYDCWIENAIGGSGNDLLIGNALDNALYGGAGDDTLIGGAGNNLLDGGEGFDTAVFEGAPSSYTILHTGAGEVTVSGPQGVNTLRSIENLSFGDLTLALSRDATPGTVASTFFGVANSASGRQFLQEASAYSGPVQNLQWQLIGSNDGEAIVGGAGNDFINGLGGMDAIDGGAGDDVLDGGTGSNFLTGGAGHDTFFLDGRSGDPVWSTVTDLEAGELITVWGWQPGQSTLTWEDWQGAGGFEGATAHIDLDGNGRIDASVTLSGHAVSSLSTMPGVVGDTAYLGIRLFG; encoded by the coding sequence TTGCTTTCGGGATACAAGTGGGGCGCTGGGGGTCAGCCCGGAACCGGGGTTTCCCTGACCTATTCTTTCGGCGCCGCCGGCCTTTCCGCCTATCGGGACGGCTATCTCACGCCGGACCCGGGCAGCGTCTGGACGCTGTCCGGAACGGCCCAGGCGGCGATCCGGCAGGCGCTCGGCACCTGGACGGCGGTGGCCAACATCAGCTGCATCGAGGTTCCTGAAAACGCCTTGTCCTGCGGGGACATCCGCTTCGGAGGAAGCGGCGTGCCGGACACCGCCTACACGGTCATGCCGGTGGTGGATCTGCCGGAAGCGGGCGACGTCTGGTTTGGCACGACCTTCGCCGATCCCGGCCTGTCCTGGACGCCCGGTTCCTACACCTACCAGACCATCGTGCACGAGCTTGGGCACGCCTTCGGCCTGAAGCATCTGCATGAGGAATACGGGGGCTTCCCGGTCGCCCCCACCGGGATCGACTACCAGCTCTACAGCACGATGAGCTACCGGTCCTTCCCCGGAGCGTCCCCGAGCATGGGCTACTGGCAGGACCGTTTCCCCACCACCCCGATGGTCGACGACATCGCGGCCATCCAGTATCTGTACGGCGCCAACATGTCCACCAACGCCGGGGACACCGTCTATTCCTGGGCGCCGGGACAGGCGATCTTCGAGACGATCTGGGACGGCGGCGGCAACGACACCATCAGCTGGGCCAATCAGACAACCGACGCCCGGATCGACCTGCGCCCCGGCTCCTACAGCGACCTTGGACCGTCCTGGAAGGCCGGATTCTATCTGGAGCCCCGGACGCTCGGCATCGCCTACGACTGCTGGATCGAGAACGCCATCGGCGGGTCGGGGAACGACCTTCTCATCGGCAACGCCCTCGACAACGCCCTGTACGGCGGTGCGGGGGACGACACCCTGATCGGGGGGGCCGGCAACAACCTGCTGGACGGCGGAGAAGGGTTCGACACGGCGGTGTTCGAAGGGGCGCCCTCCTCCTACACCATCCTCCACACCGGCGCCGGCGAGGTGACCGTCAGCGGTCCCCAGGGCGTCAACACCCTGCGCAGCATCGAAAACCTGTCCTTCGGCGACCTGACCCTGGCGTTGAGCCGGGACGCCACGCCGGGCACGGTGGCCAGCACCTTCTTCGGGGTGGCCAACAGCGCGTCGGGGCGGCAATTCCTTCAGGAGGCCTCGGCCTATTCGGGACCGGTGCAGAACCTGCAATGGCAGCTGATCGGCAGCAACGACGGCGAGGCGATCGTCGGCGGCGCCGGCAACGACTTCATCAACGGCCTCGGCGGCATGGACGCGATCGATGGCGGGGCTGGGGACGACGTGCTCGATGGCGGCACGGGGTCGAACTTCCTGACCGGCGGGGCCGGGCACGACACCTTCTTCTTGGACGGGCGCAGCGGCGATCCCGTCTGGTCGACCGTGACCGACCTGGAGGCCGGGGAACTCATCACCGTCTGGGGCTGGCAGCCGGGCCAATCGACCCTGACCTGGGAGGACTGGCAGGGGGCCGGCGGGTTCGAAGGGGCGACGGCTCACATCGACCTGGATGGAAATGGCCGGATCGACGCGAGCGTGACCTTGAGCGGTCACGCCGTCTCGTCGCTGTCCACGATGCCCGGGGTCGTCGGGGACACCGCTTATCTGGGCATCCGGCTGTTCGGGTAG
- a CDS encoding class I SAM-dependent methyltransferase: MNAWSDGYNADIAYTHGAYRELSPGYLSYVCLLNGVRPPRTDRPFRYCELGCGQGVTLNILAATHPHGRFTGIDFNPLHVAGARRLAEDAGLANVAFHERSFQEVVAGALPAEEAGEGFDFIVLHGVYSWVSPENRRAVVDILERMLKPGGLVFISYNAMPGWAPVLPLQKMMLAHAAANPARSDRQFDAALAFINRLNEAGAGYFAINPTVAQHLGTIATQNRQYLTHEYLNTHWEPLSHSQVAQDMARAKLGYACSANIPHNFDELSVRPELRPILAEIADPVMAETVRDFAMNQVFRRDIYIRGLDRMPAAEAAGALRRLRFTLTVPREKASLAIPVPLGELRHDESLGLPILDALATGTPSLGAIEAMPEMARHDFGTISRFLALLVSANHAHPLAELSETAREASLRLNRAIAQRMLIDESLFFLAAPTVGLGIGADAMERLVLAGLLSGQPLDVQPLAGFVTDALRALGRSAVAEDGSAISDPVAMRSLVTLRLADFLPHKLPVWQRLGIL, from the coding sequence ATGAACGCGTGGAGCGACGGCTACAACGCCGACATCGCCTACACCCACGGTGCCTACCGCGAGCTGTCGCCCGGTTACCTGTCCTATGTCTGCCTGCTGAACGGTGTCCGCCCGCCGCGCACCGACCGGCCCTTCCGCTATTGCGAGCTGGGCTGCGGCCAGGGCGTGACCCTGAACATCCTGGCGGCGACCCACCCTCACGGGCGCTTCACCGGGATCGACTTCAACCCGCTGCACGTCGCCGGCGCGCGCCGGCTGGCCGAGGACGCCGGGCTGGCCAACGTGGCCTTCCATGAGCGCAGCTTCCAGGAGGTGGTCGCCGGCGCGCTGCCCGCGGAGGAGGCCGGCGAGGGCTTCGACTTCATCGTCCTGCACGGCGTCTACAGCTGGGTCAGCCCGGAGAACCGCCGGGCCGTGGTGGACATCCTGGAGAGGATGCTGAAGCCCGGCGGGCTGGTCTTCATCAGCTACAACGCCATGCCGGGCTGGGCGCCGGTGCTGCCCCTGCAGAAGATGATGCTGGCCCACGCCGCGGCCAACCCGGCCCGCAGCGACCGCCAGTTCGATGCGGCCCTGGCCTTCATCAACCGGCTGAACGAGGCCGGCGCCGGCTATTTCGCCATCAATCCCACCGTCGCGCAGCATCTCGGGACGATCGCCACCCAGAACCGCCAGTATCTGACCCACGAATATCTGAACACCCATTGGGAGCCGCTGAGCCACAGTCAGGTGGCGCAGGACATGGCGCGGGCGAAGCTGGGCTATGCCTGTTCCGCCAACATCCCGCACAATTTCGACGAGCTGTCGGTGCGCCCGGAACTGCGGCCCATCCTGGCCGAGATCGCCGACCCGGTGATGGCGGAAACGGTGCGCGACTTCGCCATGAACCAGGTGTTCCGCCGCGACATCTACATCCGTGGCCTGGACCGGATGCCTGCCGCCGAGGCCGCCGGCGCGCTCCGCCGCCTCCGCTTCACCCTGACGGTTCCGCGCGAGAAGGCCAGCCTGGCGATTCCGGTGCCGTTGGGCGAGTTGCGCCATGACGAAAGCCTCGGCCTGCCGATCCTGGACGCGCTCGCCACGGGCACGCCGAGCCTGGGCGCGATCGAAGCGATGCCGGAAATGGCCCGTCACGACTTCGGGACCATCTCCCGTTTCCTGGCCCTTCTGGTCTCCGCCAACCACGCCCACCCCTTGGCGGAGCTTTCGGAGACCGCGCGCGAGGCGTCCCTCCGGCTCAACCGGGCGATCGCCCAGCGCATGCTGATCGACGAGAGCCTGTTCTTCCTGGCCGCGCCCACGGTCGGGCTGGGCATCGGGGCCGACGCCATGGAACGCCTCGTCCTGGCCGGGCTGCTGTCCGGGCAGCCGCTGGACGTCCAGCCGCTTGCCGGCTTCGTGACGGACGCCCTGCGCGCTCTGGGCCGCTCGGCCGTCGCGGAGGACGGGTCGGCCATTTCCGATCCCGTGGCCATGCGCTCTCTGGTCACACTGAGGCTGGCCGACTTCCTGCCGCACAAGCTGCCGGTGTGGCAGCGGCTCGGCATCCTGTGA
- a CDS encoding NAD(P)/FAD-dependent oxidoreductase: MERVDCVVAGAGVIGLAVARRLARAGREVVVLEAADAIGTGTSSRNSEVIHAGIYYPTGSLRARLCVAGRDALYAYCAQHGVEHKRIGKLIVATEEAQLPRLEAIRAQAAANGVNDLAALSATEARALEPALRCVGALLSPSTGIIDSHGLMLALQGDAEAAGAMLAFLSPLEHAHRRTDGFELEVGGVEPTRIACGTLVNAAGLGAWGVARGLEGFPAEHVPPRVLAKGNYYALGQGRAPFARLVYPVPVEGGLGVHLTLDLAGQARFGPDVEWLDPAGHDRLDYRVDPRRADGFYGEVRRYWPDLPDGALVPAYSGVRPKLSGPGQPQADFLIQGPEAHGVPGLVNLFGMESPGLTSCLAIADEVAARLGV, encoded by the coding sequence ATGGAACGGGTGGACTGCGTGGTGGCCGGAGCCGGGGTGATCGGCTTGGCGGTGGCCCGGCGGCTGGCCCGCGCCGGCCGCGAGGTGGTGGTGCTGGAGGCCGCGGACGCCATCGGCACCGGCACCAGTTCCCGCAACTCCGAGGTCATCCATGCGGGGATCTATTACCCGACGGGCAGCCTGCGGGCCCGCCTGTGCGTGGCCGGTCGCGACGCGCTCTACGCCTATTGCGCGCAGCACGGGGTGGAGCACAAGCGCATCGGCAAGCTGATCGTCGCCACCGAGGAGGCCCAGTTGCCCCGGCTGGAGGCCATCCGCGCCCAGGCCGCCGCCAACGGGGTGAACGACCTCGCCGCCCTTTCGGCCACCGAGGCCCGGGCGTTGGAGCCGGCCCTGCGCTGCGTCGGGGCGCTGCTGTCGCCGTCCACCGGCATCATCGACAGCCACGGCCTGATGCTGGCCCTGCAGGGCGACGCGGAGGCGGCGGGCGCCATGCTGGCCTTCCTCAGCCCCCTGGAGCACGCCCACCGCCGCACGGATGGCTTCGAACTGGAGGTCGGCGGGGTGGAGCCGACGCGCATCGCCTGCGGCACGCTGGTCAACGCCGCCGGGCTGGGGGCCTGGGGGGTCGCGCGCGGGCTTGAAGGCTTTCCGGCGGAGCATGTGCCGCCGCGGGTGTTGGCCAAGGGAAACTATTACGCGCTGGGACAGGGGCGCGCGCCCTTCGCGCGGCTGGTCTACCCGGTGCCGGTGGAGGGAGGGCTGGGCGTCCATCTGACGCTGGATCTGGCCGGGCAGGCCCGCTTCGGCCCGGACGTGGAGTGGCTGGACCCCGCCGGTCACGACCGGCTCGATTACCGGGTCGACCCAAGGCGGGCCGATGGCTTCTACGGCGAGGTGCGGCGCTACTGGCCGGACCTTCCCGACGGCGCCCTGGTGCCGGCCTATTCCGGCGTCCGCCCGAAGTTGAGCGGCCCCGGCCAGCCGCAGGCCGATTTCCTGATCCAGGGGCCGGAGGCGCACGGCGTCCCGGGGCTGGTCAACCTGTTCGGCATGGAATCGCCGGGCCTGACCTCATGCCTCGCGATCGCCGACGAGGTGGCGGCGCGGCTGGGCGTCTGA